In the genome of Molothrus aeneus isolate 106 chromosome 5, BPBGC_Maene_1.0, whole genome shotgun sequence, one region contains:
- the LOC136557101 gene encoding LOW QUALITY PROTEIN: histone H1.10-like (The sequence of the model RefSeq protein was modified relative to this genomic sequence to represent the inferred CDS: inserted 2 bases in 1 codon), with protein sequence MAIKFQVSPAAKAAAKKPKKAASGSKARKPAGPSVTELITKAVSASKERKGLSLAALKKALAAGGYDVEKNNSRIKLGLKSLVSKGTLVQTKGTGASGSFRLSKKPGEVKEKAPKKKKKYSNXKPKKTAAKKPASAAKKAVTAKNSPKKVKPAAKKAAKSPKATKAVRPKKAVAAEKSPAKAKAVKPKAAKAKKQHTRRSKPPPGNTLTSYLKPTSLLRATNIWAGMLWLPPFWGGVWGNSNLLVNVLFECGTARGALELVRGGY encoded by the exons ATGGCCATTAAATTTCAAG tgtcccccgcCGCCAAGGCCGCCGCCAAGAAGCCGAAGAAGGCGGCGAGCGGCTCCAAAGCCCGCAAGCCCGCGGGGCCCAGCGTCACCGAGCTGATCACCAAGGCCGTGTCCGCCTCCAAGGAGCGCAAGGGGCTCTCGCTCGCCGCGCTCAAGAAGGCGCTGGCCGCCGGCGGCTACGATGTGGAGAAGAACAACAGCCGCATCAAGCTGGGGCTCAAGAGCCTCGTCAGCAAAGGCACCCTGGTGCAGACCAAGGGCACCGGCGCCTCCGGCTCCTTCCGCCTCAGCAAGAAACCCGGGGAAGTGAAGGAAAAAGctcctaagaaaaaaaaaaaatacagtaa caAGCCCAAGAAGACGGCGGCTAAGAAGCCCGCCAGCGCCGCCAAGAAGGCGGTGACAGCAAAGAACAGCCCCAAGAAAGTTAAGCCTGCAGCCAAGAAAGCAGCCAAGAGTCCCAAGGCGACAAAGGCTGTCAGGCCCAAGAAGGCGGTGGCAGCAGAGAAGAGCCCGGCTAAGGCGAAAGCGGTGAAGCCCAAAGCGGCCAAGGCAAAAAAGCAACACACAAGAAGAAGTAAGCCCCCACCTGGAAATACGCTAACTTCGTATTTAAAACCAACGTCTCTTTTAAGAGCCACCAACATTTGGGCTGGAATGCTGTGGCTGCCGCCGTTTTGGGGAGGGGTGTGGGGGAACAGCAATCTGCTGGTGAATGTGCTGTTTGAGTGCGGAACAGCTCGAGGGGCACTTGAATTGGTACGGGGAGGGTATTAG
- the LOC136556732 gene encoding histone H2A-IV — MSGRGKQGGKARAKAKSRSSRAGLQFPVGRVHRLLRKGNYAERVGAGAPVYLAAVLEYLTAEILELAGNAARDNKKTRIIPRHLQLAIRNDEELNKLLGKVTIAQGGVLPNIQAVLLPKKTDSHKAKAK, encoded by the coding sequence ATGTCTGGGCGTGGGAAGCAGGGCGGCAAGGCGCGGGCCAAGGCCAAGTCGCGCTCGTCGCGGGCCGGGCTGCAGTTCCCCGTGGGCCGCGTGCACCGGCTGCTGCGCAAGGGCAACTACGCGGAGCGCGTGGGCGCCGGCGCGCCGGTGTACCTGGCGGCCGTGCTGGAGTACCTGACGGCCGAGATCCTGGAGCTGGCGGGCAACGCAGCCCGCGACAACAAGAAGACGCGCATCATCCCCCGCCACCTGCAGCTCGCCATCCGCAACGACGAGGAGCTCAACAAGCTGCTGGGCAAGGTGACGATCGCGCAGGGCGGCGTGCTGCCCAACATCCAGGCCGTGCTGCTGCCCAAGAAGACTGACAGCCACAAGGCGAAAGCCAAGTGA
- the LOC136556772 gene encoding histone H2B 5 has translation MPEPAKSAPAPKKGSKKAVTKTQKKGDKKRRKSRKESYSIYVYKVLKQVHPDTGISSKAMGIMNSFVNDIFERIAGEASRLAHYNKRSTITSREIQTAVRLLLPGELAKHAVSEGTKAVTKYTSSK, from the coding sequence ATGCCCGAGCCGGCCAAGTCTGCCCCCGCGCCCAAGAAGGGCTCCAAGAAAGCCGTCACCAAGACGCAGAAAAAAGGTGACAAGAAACGGCGTAAGAGCCGCAAGGAGAGCTACTCCATCTACGTGTACAAGGTGCTGAAGCAGGTGCACCCCGACACGGGCATCTCGTCCAAGGCCATGGGCATCATGAACTCCTTCGTCAACGACATCTTCGAGCGCATCGCGGGCGAGGCCTCGCGCCTGGCGCACTACAACAAGCGCTCCACCATCACCTCGCGGGAGATCCAGACGGCCGTGCGCCTGCTGCTGCCCGGCGAGCTGGCCAAGCACGCCGTGTCCGAGGGCACCAAGGCTGTCACCAAGTACACCAGCTCCAAGTAG
- the LOC136556899 gene encoding histone H3, which produces MARTKQTARKSTGGKAPRKQLATKAARKSAPATGGVKKPHRYRPGTVALREIRRYQKSTELLIRKLPFQRLVREIAQDFKTDLRFQSSAVMALQEASEAYLVGLFEDTNLCAIHAKRVTIMPKDIQLARRIRGERA; this is translated from the coding sequence ATGGCGCGCACGAAGCAGACGGCGCGGAAGTCGACGGGCGGCAAGGCGCCCCGCAAGCAGCTGGCCACCAAGGCTGCCCGCAAGAGCGCGCCGGCTACGGGCGGCGTCAAGAAGCCGCACCGCTACCGGCCCGGCACGGTGGCGCTGCGCGAGATCCGGCGCTACCAGAAGTCCACGGAGCTGCTGATCCGCAAGCTGCCCTTCCAGCGGCTGGTGCGCGAGATCGCGCAGGACTTCAAGACCGACCTGCGCTTCCAGAGCTCGGCCGTCATGGCGCTGCAGGAGGCCAGCGAGGCCTACCTGGTGGGGCTCTTCGAGGACACCAACCTGTGCGCCATCCACGCCAAGCGCGTCACTATCATGCCCAAGGACATCCAGCTGGCCCGCCGCATCCGCGGAGAGCGCGCGTAA
- the LOC136556907 gene encoding histone H3 — MARTKQTARKSTGGKAPRKQLATKAARKSAPATGGVKKPHRYRPGTVALREIRRYQKSTELLIRKLPFQRLVREIAQDFKTDLRFQSSAVMALQEASEAYLVGLFEDTNLCAIHAKRVTIMPKDIQLARRIRGERA; from the coding sequence ATGGCGCGCACGAAGCAGACGGCGCGGAAGTCGACGGGCGGCAAGGCGCCCCGCAAGCAGCTGGCCACCAAGGCTGCCCGCAAGAGCGCGCCGGCCACGGGCGGCGTCAAGAAGCCGCACCGCTACCGGCCCGGCACGGTGGCGCTGCGCGAGATCCGGCGCTACCAGAAGTCCACGGAGCTGCTGATCCGCAAGCTGCCCTTCCAGCGGCTGGTGCGCGAGATCGCGCAGGACTTCAAGACCGACCTGCGCTTCCAGAGCTCGGCCGTCATGGCGCTGCAGGAGGCCAGCGAGGCCTATCTGGTGGGGCTCTTCGAGGACACCAACCTGTGCGCCATCCACGCCAAGCGCGTCACTATCATGCCCAAGGACATCCAGCTGGCCCGCCGCATCCGCGGAGAGCGCGCGTAA
- the LOC136556764 gene encoding histone H1.11L-like — MAESAPAPAAETAPAAPAKAPGAKAAAKKPKKAASGSKARKPAGPSVTELITKAVSASKERKGLSLAALKKALAAGGYDVEKNNSRIKLGLKSLVSKGTLVQTKGTGASGSFRLNKKPGEVKEKAPKKKTSAAKPKKPAAKKPASAAKKPKKVVTAKSPKKAKKPAAKKVAKSPKKATKAAKPKKAAAAAKSPAKAKAVKPKAAKPKAAKAKVAKAKKAAPKKK; from the coding sequence ATGGCCGAGAGCGCACCTGCCCCCGCCGCAGAGACcgcgcccgcagccccggccaAGGCCCCCGGCGCCAAGGCCGCCGCCAAGAAGCCGAAGAAGGCGGCGAGCGGCTCCAAAGCCCGCAAGCCCGCGGGGCCCAGCGTCACCGAGCTGATCACCAAGGCCGTGTCCGCCTCCAAGGAGCGCAAGGGGCTCTCGCTCGCCGCGCTCAAGAAGGCGCTGGCCGCCGGCGGCTACGATGTGGAGAAGAACAACAGCCGCATCAAGCTGGGGCTCAAGAGCCTCGTCAGCAAAGGCACCCTGGTGCAGACCAAGGGCACCGGCGCCTCCGGCTCCTTCCGCCTCAACAAGAAGCCGGGCGAGGTGAAGGAAAAAGCTCCGAAAAAGAAAACTTCGGCAGCCAAGCCCAAGAAGCCGGCGGCGAAGAAGCCCGCCAGCGCCGCCAAGAAGCCCAAGAAAGTGGTGACAGCCAAGAGCCCCAAAAAGGCCAAGAAGCCGGCAGCAAAAAAAGTGGCTAAGAGCCCCAAGAAGGCGACAAAGGCTGCCAAGCCCAAAAAAGCGGCGGCGGCAGCCAAGAGCCCAGCTAAGGCAAAGGCGGTGAAGCCCAAAGCAGCCAAGCCAAAAGCTGCAAAGGCAAAAGTGGCCAAGGCAAAGAAGGCAGCACCGAAGAAGAAGTAA
- the LOC136556696 gene encoding histone H2A-IV, translated as MSGRGKQGGKARAKAKSRSSRAGLQFPVGRVHRLLRKGNYAERVGAGAPVYLAAVLEYLTAEILELAGNAARDNKKTRIIPRHLQLAIRNDEELNKLLGKVTIAQGGVLPNIQAVLLPKKTDSHKAKAK; from the coding sequence ATGTCCGGGCGCGGGAAGCAGGGCGGCAAGGCGCGGGCCAAGGCCAAGTCGCGCTCGTCGCGGGCCGGGCTGCAGTTCCCCGTGGGCCGCGTGCACCGGCTGCTGCGCAAGGGCAACTACGCGGAGCGCGTGGGCGCCGGCGCGCCGGTGTACCTGGCGGCCGTGCTGGAGTACCTGACGGCCGAGATCCTGGAGCTGGCGGGCAACGCGGCCCGCGACAACAAGAAGACGCGCATCATCCCCCGCCACCTGCAGCTCGCCATCCGCAACGACGAGGAGCTCAACAAGCTGCTGGGCAAGGTGACGATCGCGCAGGGCGGCGTGCTGCCCAACATCCAGGCCGTGCTGCTGCCCAAGAAGACCGACAGCCACAAGGCGAAAGCCAAGTGA
- the LOC136556752 gene encoding histone H2B 1/2/3/4/6: MPEPAKSAPAPKKGSKKAVTKTQKKGDKKRKKSRKESYSIYVYKVLKQVHPDTGISSKAMGIMNSFVNDIFERIAGEASRLAHYNKRSTITSREIQTAVRLLLPGELAKHAVSEGTKAVTKYTSSK; this comes from the coding sequence ATGCCCGAGCCGGCCAAGTCTGCCCCCGCGCCCAAGAAGGGCTCCAAGAAGGCGGTGACCAAGACGCAGAAGAAGGGCGACAAGAAGCGCAAGAAGAGCCGCAAGGAGAGCTACTCCATCTACGTGTACAAGGTGCTGAAGCAGGTGCACCCCGACACGGGCATCTCGTCCAAGGCCATGGGCATCATGAACTCCTTCGTCAACGACATCTTCGAGCGCATCGCGGGCGAGGCCTCGCGCCTGGCGCACTACAACAAGCGCTCCACCATCACCTCGCGGGAGATCCAGACGGCCGTGCGCCTGCTGCTGCCCGGCGAGCTGGCCAAGCACGCCGTGTCCGAGGGCACCAAGGCTGTCACCAAGTACACCAGCTCCAAGTAG
- the LOC136556707 gene encoding histone H2A-IV translates to MSGRGKQGGKARAKAKSRSSRAGLQFPVGRVHRLLRKGNYAERVGAGAPVYLAAVLEYLTAEILELAGNAARDNKKTRIIPRHLQLAIRNDEELNKLLGKVTIAQGGVLPNIQAVLLPKKTDSHKAKAK, encoded by the coding sequence ATGTCCGGGCGCGGGAAGCAGGGCGGCAAGGCGCGGGCCAAGGCCAAGTCGCGCTCGTCGCGGGCCGGGCTGCAGTTCCCCGTGGGCCGCGTGCACCGGCTGCTGCGCAAGGGCAACTACGCGGAGCGCGTGGGCGCCGGCGCGCCGGTGTACCTGGCGGCCGTGCTGGAGTACCTGACGGCCGAGATCCTGGAGCTGGCGGGCAACGCGGCCCGCGACAACAAGAAGACGCGCATCATCCCCCGCCACCTGCAGCTCGCCATCCGCAACGACGAGGAGCTCAACAAGCTGCTGGGCAAGGTGACGATCGCGCAGGGTGGCGTGCTGCCCAACATCCAGGCCGTGCTGCTGCCCAAGAAGACCGACAGCCACAAGGCGAAAGCCAAGTAA